In the Salvelinus sp. IW2-2015 unplaced genomic scaffold, ASM291031v2 Un_scaffold16552, whole genome shotgun sequence genome, one interval contains:
- the LOC112080872 gene encoding exportin-1 has translation LVDSLPQNVDILKDAETVRQLGSILKTNVRACKAVGHPFVVQLGRIYLDMLNVYKCLSENISSAIQTNGEMVTKQPLIRSMRTVKRETLKLISGWVSRSNDPQMVGENFVPPLLEAVLIDYQRNVPAAREPEVLSTMATIVNKLGGHITGEIPKIFDAVFECTLNMINKDFEEYPEHRTHFFYLLQAVNSQCFPAFLSIPPAQFKLVLDSIIWAFKHTMRNVADTGLQILYTLLQNVAQEEAAAQSFYQTYFCDILQHIFSVVTDTSHTAGLTMHASILAYMFNLVEEGKISASLNPASQNNQGYVQEYVANLLKTAFPHLQDAQVKVFVTGLFSLNQDIPAFKEHLRDFLVQIKEFAGEDTTDLFLEERETSLRQAQEEKHKLQMSVPGILNPHELPEEMCD, from the exons CTTGTTGACTCTCTCCCCCAGAATGTGGACATCCTGAAGGATGCGGAGACGGTGCGTCAGCTGGGCAGCATCCTGAAGACCAACGTGCGGGCCTGCAAGGCCGTGGGACACCCCTTCGTGGTGCAGCTGGGACGCATCTACCTGGACATGCTCAATGTCTACAAGTGTCTGAGTGAGAACATCTCCTCTGCCATCCAGACCAACG GAGAGATGGTGACCAAGCAGCCCCTGATCCGGAGCATGAGGACGGTGAAGAGAGAAACGCTCAAGCTGATCTCAGGTTGGGTCAGCCGCTCCAACGACCCACAAATG GTGGGGGAGAACTTTGTCCCGCCCCTGCTGGAGGCCGTACTCATCGACTACCAGCGCAAYGTCCCCGCCGCCAGAGAGCCTGAGGTGCTCAGCACCATGGCGACCATCGTCAATAAGCTGGGAGGACACATCACCGGGGAGATCCCGAAGATCTTCGACGCAGTCTTCGAGTGCACTTTGAACATGATCAATAAA GACTTTGAGGAGTACCCAGAGCATAGGACCCATTTCTTCTACCTCCTCCAAGCGGTGAACTCGCAGTGCTTCCCGGCMTTCCTTTCCATTCCCCCGGCCCAGTTCAAACTGGTTCTGGACTCCATTATCTGGGCTTTCAAACACACCATGAGGAATGTTGCAGACACTG GTCTGCAGATTCTTTACACCCTGCTGCAGAAYGTGGCCCAGGAGGAGGCTGCCGCACAGAGCTTCTACCAGACCTATTTCTGTGACATCCTCCAGCACATCTTCTCTGTCGTCACAGATACCTCGCACACAGCAG GGCTAACCATGCACGCGTCCATCCTGGCGTACATGTTCAACCTGGTGGAGGAGGGTAAAATCAGCGCCTCCCTCAACCCAGCCAGCCAGAACAACCAGGGCTACGTTCAGGAATACGTGGCCAACCTGCTCAAGACAGCCTTCCCCCATCTACAAGA TGCCCAGGTGAAGGTGTTTGTAACAGGTCTGTTCAGCTTGAACCAGGACATCCCCGCTTTCAAGGAGCACCTGAGGGACTTCCTGGTGCAGATCAAG GAGTTTGCTGGCGAGGACACCACAGACCTGTTCCTGGAGGAGCGGGAGACGTCGCTGCGGCAGGCCCAGGAGGAGAAACACAAGCTGCAGATGTCCGTCCCCGGCATCCTCAACCCCCATGAGCTCCCCGAGGAGATGTGCGACTGA